In one Variovorax sp. PBL-H6 genomic region, the following are encoded:
- a CDS encoding YbaB/EbfC family nucleoid-associated protein has translation MKQMPGLLSKLSQMQKRMEAAQAEIAAMTFEGTAANNLVTVTITGAGELKRVNYDASLKSEDLETLGDLVVVAVANANARKEEASKAKLGSLAAGLIPFGMKVPGLG, from the coding sequence ATGAAACAAATGCCCGGCTTGCTGAGCAAACTTTCCCAAATGCAAAAGCGCATGGAAGCCGCTCAAGCCGAAATTGCCGCGATGACCTTCGAAGGCACCGCAGCCAACAACCTGGTCACCGTGACCATCACCGGCGCCGGCGAGCTCAAGCGCGTGAACTATGACGCCAGCCTGAAGAGCGAAGACCTCGAGACCCTGGGCGACCTGGTCGTGGTGGCTGTGGCCAATGCCAATGCGAGGAAGGAAGAAGCGTCGAAGGCCAAGCTGGGCAGCCTGGCCGCCGGCCTGATTCCCTTTGGCATGAAGGTTCCAGGCCTGGGCTAA
- the ligA gene encoding NAD-dependent DNA ligase LigA — protein MTIHEQHSNLKATVASHGHRYYVMDAAVISDAEYDALFRELQALEARHPELDRSDSPTQRVGGAPLAAFSDVRHLRPMLSIDNAMDGQEAAAFVASVAAQLGIPESEVEFCAELKYDGASCALVYEFGVLKLAASRGDGETGENVTAQVRTIRNVPLRISNTAPRVEVRGEVVITKEDFARINAAQDAKGDKRFANPRNASAGGLRNLDPKVTASRRLTFLAYSFGECQGYLPAGTQFEQLKTLVAEGFEISDTVKVVKGVNGVQAHFEQIQKERAGLPFEIDGVVFKVNASRYQDQLGWNSRTPRWAIAFKFPPEEATTKCIGIDVQVGRTGKLTPVAKLAPVYVGGVTVTSATLHNEDEARRKDVRVGDTVVVRRAGDVIPEIVRPVLELRAGTEASYTAPATCPVCGSAVHKEEDSADHRCTGGLNCPAQRLFAITHFASRLALDIRGMAEGTVEKMLQARLLERPSGLFHLRVEDIQTLPGMGLTSATNLVDAVIEVKQPELNRFIYALGIPGVGEATAKDLAKRFKSFAAFRNADLDALLQVSDVGETTASNVLAFFANPDNAAEVDRLLFFVGPKDVESGVANPAIVDKTFVITGTLSKPRETFKALIEGAGGKVAGSVSKKTHYLLAGEEAGTKLAKAQELNVSVLDEAAFEALLAG, from the coding sequence ATGACCATCCACGAGCAACACAGCAACCTGAAGGCAACGGTCGCCAGCCATGGCCACCGCTACTACGTGATGGACGCGGCCGTCATCTCCGATGCGGAGTACGACGCACTGTTTCGCGAGCTCCAGGCGCTGGAGGCAAGGCATCCCGAACTTGACCGGTCCGACTCTCCCACTCAACGCGTCGGCGGCGCGCCACTGGCTGCGTTCTCTGACGTGCGGCACCTGCGACCGATGCTCTCCATTGACAACGCGATGGACGGGCAGGAAGCTGCGGCCTTCGTCGCATCCGTTGCCGCACAGCTTGGCATCCCGGAGAGCGAGGTGGAGTTCTGCGCCGAACTGAAGTACGACGGCGCATCCTGCGCGCTGGTCTACGAGTTCGGGGTCCTCAAGTTGGCCGCATCCCGCGGCGATGGCGAGACCGGCGAGAACGTGACGGCCCAGGTTCGGACCATCCGAAACGTGCCGCTGCGCATCAGCAACACGGCACCGCGCGTGGAAGTGCGCGGCGAGGTCGTCATCACCAAGGAAGACTTCGCCCGCATCAACGCGGCCCAGGACGCCAAGGGCGACAAGCGCTTCGCCAATCCTCGAAATGCATCGGCCGGCGGCCTGCGCAACCTGGACCCCAAGGTCACGGCTTCGCGCCGGTTGACCTTCCTTGCGTACAGCTTTGGCGAATGCCAGGGCTACCTGCCAGCCGGCACCCAGTTCGAGCAGCTCAAGACGCTCGTCGCCGAAGGCTTTGAAATCAGCGACACGGTCAAGGTCGTCAAGGGGGTCAACGGCGTGCAAGCTCACTTCGAGCAAATACAGAAGGAGCGCGCCGGACTTCCCTTCGAAATCGACGGCGTCGTCTTCAAGGTCAACGCTTCTCGCTACCAGGACCAGCTTGGCTGGAACTCGCGCACCCCTCGCTGGGCCATCGCGTTCAAGTTCCCGCCCGAGGAAGCCACTACCAAATGCATCGGCATCGACGTCCAGGTGGGGCGCACCGGCAAGCTCACTCCCGTCGCCAAGCTCGCCCCCGTCTATGTCGGTGGCGTGACGGTGACCAGCGCGACGTTGCACAACGAAGACGAGGCGCGCCGCAAGGATGTGCGCGTGGGCGACACCGTGGTGGTACGCCGCGCTGGCGATGTCATCCCGGAAATCGTGCGCCCCGTGCTTGAACTGCGCGCGGGCACCGAGGCCTCGTACACGGCGCCAGCCACCTGCCCTGTTTGCGGCTCCGCAGTGCACAAGGAAGAGGACAGCGCCGACCACCGCTGCACCGGCGGATTGAACTGCCCTGCGCAACGGCTGTTTGCCATCACGCACTTCGCGTCGCGCCTTGCGCTCGACATCCGAGGCATGGCGGAGGGCACCGTTGAGAAGATGCTGCAGGCAAGGCTCCTCGAGCGGCCCAGTGGCCTCTTCCACCTGCGCGTGGAGGATATCCAGACGCTGCCAGGCATGGGCCTTACGTCTGCCACCAACCTGGTCGACGCAGTCATCGAGGTCAAGCAGCCCGAGCTGAATCGGTTCATCTATGCCCTGGGCATCCCGGGCGTGGGCGAGGCGACCGCCAAGGACCTGGCCAAGCGCTTCAAGTCGTTCGCTGCGTTCCGCAATGCGGACCTCGATGCGCTGCTACAGGTGTCGGACGTGGGTGAGACCACTGCGAGCAACGTGCTGGCGTTCTTCGCGAACCCGGACAACGCCGCCGAAGTGGACCGCCTGCTGTTCTTCGTGGGACCGAAGGATGTCGAAAGCGGCGTCGCGAATCCCGCCATTGTGGACAAGACCTTCGTCATCACCGGCACCCTGTCCAAGCCCCGCGAGACGTTCAAGGCGCTGATTGAAGGCGCAGGCGGCAAGGTGGCTGGCTCGGTCTCCAAGAAGACCCACTACCTGCTTGCAGGCGAAGAGGCTGGCACCAAGCTGGCCAAGGCCCAGGAACTCAACGTGTCCGTCCTGGACGAAGCCGCCTTCGAGGCACTTCTCGCCGGATAG
- a CDS encoding DNA/RNA non-specific endonuclease, producing the protein MWRNVLLGGLLATALASTGAAQPGFAACPQFFVGGKVPVVSRAPELRRELCFDSFAILHSGQSKTPLFGAERLNRSLLLDAKGEERTDRFYEEARLPRAERAALEDYKAGLLVQDPDDSTKQVRVKVDRGHVIAAGDMPNARAMAQSFSLANMMPQAPQNNRRTWKDIESATRKYAMRATGDVFVFTGPVFAGPVRTLATGQVWVPSHLYKLVYDQTSNRAWAHWLENTDTARAGRPISYEELVRRTGIDFLPGVRPSS; encoded by the coding sequence ATGTGGAGGAACGTACTACTGGGCGGCCTGCTGGCCACCGCGCTGGCGTCCACCGGTGCGGCGCAGCCAGGCTTTGCGGCTTGCCCGCAGTTCTTTGTCGGCGGCAAGGTGCCAGTCGTCTCCCGCGCGCCCGAGTTGCGACGGGAGCTCTGCTTCGATTCATTCGCAATCCTGCACTCCGGGCAGTCCAAGACCCCGCTCTTTGGCGCGGAGAGGCTGAACCGTAGCCTGCTGCTCGACGCCAAAGGCGAGGAGCGAACAGACCGGTTCTACGAAGAGGCGCGCTTGCCTCGAGCGGAGCGGGCCGCGCTGGAGGACTACAAGGCAGGGTTACTCGTCCAGGACCCGGACGACTCGACCAAGCAGGTCCGAGTTAAGGTCGACCGCGGGCACGTGATTGCGGCAGGGGACATGCCCAACGCCCGAGCGATGGCTCAAAGTTTCAGCTTAGCGAACATGATGCCGCAGGCGCCGCAGAACAATCGCAGGACTTGGAAGGACATCGAATCCGCGACGCGGAAGTACGCCATGCGCGCGACCGGTGATGTATTCGTCTTCACCGGGCCCGTCTTCGCCGGCCCTGTTCGGACGTTAGCGACGGGGCAGGTTTGGGTTCCGAGCCACCTATACAAGCTAGTTTATGACCAGACGTCTAACCGGGCATGGGCACATTGGCTGGAGAACACCGACACCGCGCGTGCCGGCCGGCCAATCTCCTACGAGGAGCTTGTCAGGCGCACCGGCATCGACTTCCTGCCAGGCGTTCGACCTTCCAGCTAA
- a CDS encoding PAS domain-containing protein, whose amino-acid sequence MFEDRLQALSELADGVAASLDEAALRDKPRLQQRLAQLTLVAPHAFRTLSVTDLNGYPLAWVPATTGPQADASVADRSYFSGVLATQSRVIVGPVLSRSLRTHVTIFSSPIYGAEGKVVGVVVGSIENIALAATAGLGDFAGGPASLVTVASEEGTIIAQRNADRMGESVRTLGPMAKLFTEAEAPSGLVYGMNADGVPSLMYVTTISGPSSPWRLVMEAPVSKIFTDEAELRWHFLVVLSAGTALLPLLWLTIRAVLQPLRVLHRQVAAVSLGNTVPAMDTSGLHTSDELELAEAVRTISRASTKSLSVEEAETTRLRTALHNVDAGVLVVDCESRITTINQVAARLLGWRVSDALNRPLDQVYQPRLRASGETMPSLHPALLSAKTALRRVNTLEAVSRDGKAVPLSEASVPVFLADGSTAGAVIVIRGPSAAEVPAVAGVHLRDETTGLRRHCELQSVLTKLFNANGPADGHHAVITMDMAGCGDQGPNLGQLRNAGKAVRETLRMGDRGFRWTEASLLLVLKNCDLPEAAFLAEDVLGKLRASDAQTAPQVSVGVLAFGPGPATWTEVVQAATRVTDAARRQPGAVYIAPESNGAGMLDALGDLFGQAPAA is encoded by the coding sequence GTGTTCGAAGACCGCCTGCAAGCGCTAAGCGAGCTTGCAGACGGCGTTGCAGCGTCGCTCGACGAGGCAGCCCTGCGTGACAAGCCCCGGCTTCAACAGCGGCTTGCGCAACTGACCTTGGTTGCCCCGCACGCATTCAGGACGCTGAGCGTCACGGATTTGAACGGATACCCACTCGCATGGGTGCCAGCGACCACCGGACCACAGGCCGACGCTTCAGTGGCCGACCGGAGCTACTTCAGCGGCGTCCTCGCCACACAATCGCGAGTCATCGTGGGTCCGGTGCTCAGTCGGTCCCTTCGCACGCACGTCACGATTTTCTCTTCGCCCATTTACGGAGCAGAAGGCAAGGTGGTCGGCGTGGTCGTGGGGTCTATCGAGAATATCGCGCTTGCCGCCACCGCCGGCCTTGGCGACTTCGCAGGTGGCCCTGCGTCCCTGGTGACCGTCGCCTCCGAGGAGGGAACCATCATTGCCCAACGGAACGCCGACCGGATGGGGGAATCCGTGCGCACGCTGGGCCCGATGGCAAAGCTCTTTACGGAAGCTGAGGCCCCAAGCGGTCTCGTTTACGGCATGAATGCGGATGGCGTGCCGAGCCTAATGTACGTAACCACCATCTCGGGCCCGTCCAGCCCCTGGCGACTGGTCATGGAGGCCCCGGTGTCTAAAATCTTCACTGACGAAGCTGAGCTTAGATGGCACTTCTTGGTCGTGCTTTCCGCGGGGACCGCACTTCTCCCCCTGCTTTGGCTCACCATCCGCGCGGTGCTGCAGCCGTTGCGCGTTCTCCACCGCCAGGTGGCGGCGGTGAGCCTTGGCAATACTGTCCCAGCCATGGACACGTCCGGACTGCACACCTCTGATGAGCTGGAACTCGCGGAGGCGGTGCGCACCATCTCGCGCGCGAGTACAAAAAGTCTCTCCGTCGAGGAGGCGGAGACCACGCGCTTGCGAACAGCCCTGCACAACGTCGACGCCGGCGTCCTCGTCGTCGACTGCGAATCTCGAATCACTACCATCAACCAGGTGGCGGCGAGGCTGCTGGGCTGGCGAGTTTCCGACGCGCTGAACCGGCCCTTGGACCAGGTCTACCAACCGCGGCTACGGGCTTCGGGGGAAACCATGCCGAGCCTGCATCCTGCGCTGCTGAGCGCCAAGACTGCGCTAAGACGAGTCAACACTTTGGAGGCGGTGAGCCGTGACGGCAAGGCGGTACCCCTCTCGGAAGCGTCTGTCCCAGTTTTCCTTGCGGACGGAAGCACGGCCGGCGCCGTCATCGTCATCCGAGGTCCAAGCGCGGCCGAGGTGCCCGCCGTGGCAGGGGTGCACCTCAGAGACGAAACCACGGGGCTGCGGCGGCACTGCGAGTTGCAGTCCGTTCTGACAAAGCTCTTCAACGCCAATGGGCCCGCCGACGGGCACCACGCCGTCATCACCATGGACATGGCAGGTTGCGGGGACCAGGGTCCGAACCTTGGGCAGCTGAGAAATGCGGGCAAGGCGGTTCGCGAGACCCTTCGCATGGGCGACAGGGGGTTCCGCTGGACGGAGGCGAGCCTCCTCCTCGTTCTCAAGAACTGCGACCTGCCGGAGGCCGCTTTCCTCGCGGAGGACGTTTTGGGGAAGCTGCGCGCGTCGGACGCCCAAACCGCTCCGCAGGTCAGCGTCGGGGTCCTCGCCTTCGGCCCCGGCCCGGCCACATGGACCGAGGTCGTGCAGGCAGCCACGCGGGTGACTGACGCGGCCAGAAGGCAACCGGGGGCGGTGTATATCGCTCCGGAATCCAACGGGGCCGGCATGCTCGACGCCCTGGGCGACCTCTTCGGCCAGGCGCCGGCGGCTTAG
- a CDS encoding zinc ribbon domain-containing protein produces MLQVPAAYSSQECSRCGHTHPGNRDAQRFACQRCGLEAHADTNAARIIAGRGIGMVRDQKVVVKARKRVAYRRRATKAGLESPDVPVEGGVSRDEAKADIAQCPRKQEGATTTAPSGV; encoded by the coding sequence GTGCTGCAGGTGCCTGCGGCCTATTCATCCCAAGAGTGTTCCCGGTGCGGGCACACTCACCCAGGCAACCGCGACGCACAGCGGTTTGCCTGTCAACGCTGCGGACTCGAAGCGCACGCCGATACGAACGCCGCCCGCATCATTGCGGGCCGAGGTATCGGGATGGTGCGCGACCAAAAGGTCGTCGTGAAGGCCAGGAAGCGTGTCGCCTATCGACGGCGCGCAACAAAGGCAGGGCTGGAATCGCCCGATGTGCCTGTGGAGGGTGGTGTAAGTCGCGACGAAGCGAAAGCCGACATCGCGCAGTGCCCGAGGAAGCAGGAAGGTGCCACGACTACAGCGCCGTCAGGCGTTTAG
- a CDS encoding PAS domain S-box protein produces the protein MTDLNSIITYVNPAFVEASGYSEDELVGQPHNVVRHPDMPSEAFRDMWATVNLPRLNA, from the coding sequence ATGACCGACCTGAACAGCATCATCACCTACGTGAATCCTGCGTTCGTTGAGGCGAGCGGCTACAGTGAGGATGAGCTCGTCGGTCAGCCGCACAACGTCGTTCGCCACCCCGACATGCCCTCCGAAGCTTTCCGAGATATGTGGGCCACCGTGAATCTCCCGCGACTAAACGCCTGA
- a CDS encoding AAA family ATPase — protein MTSKRSGKLKIINLFGAPGVGKSSVAAGIFWLMKAQHCSVELVSEYAKYLVLSGRKWQLTEEQVYLFAKQHHKQFVIERSGYEFGVTDSPLQLCQFYAPSKYFGSFEPLVDEASEAFENINFFVTRDLEAGHFEERGRTQGRAEALEVERQMRAFLARKNIPYTELPVDMLAPWRVVSSLNIGQPPVPEFAAFGLETSCMTEHKPLLVMTYLLAVDGDGSPWATLERCTRRKSAQPDRWAVRTPWGGCLNKDAIFEYEPSSSSRDAAFLARARFDTPEQALDVWLKHYAHERMQSEYDIRGIRLV, from the coding sequence ATGACCTCCAAGCGAAGCGGCAAGCTCAAAATCATCAACCTCTTTGGCGCACCAGGAGTGGGCAAAAGCTCCGTCGCTGCCGGCATCTTCTGGCTGATGAAGGCCCAGCACTGCAGCGTGGAGCTCGTGAGCGAGTATGCGAAGTATCTGGTTCTATCCGGGCGAAAGTGGCAGTTGACCGAGGAACAGGTCTACCTGTTTGCCAAGCAACATCACAAGCAGTTCGTCATCGAGCGCTCGGGTTACGAGTTTGGGGTGACGGACAGCCCGTTGCAGCTCTGCCAGTTCTATGCCCCGAGCAAGTACTTTGGCAGTTTTGAACCCCTCGTCGACGAGGCATCGGAAGCCTTTGAAAACATCAACTTCTTCGTTACCCGCGACCTGGAAGCGGGCCATTTCGAGGAACGCGGGCGGACGCAGGGTCGCGCCGAAGCGCTAGAAGTGGAGCGACAGATGCGAGCCTTCCTGGCACGGAAGAACATCCCCTACACGGAGCTTCCTGTCGACATGCTGGCGCCGTGGCGCGTTGTGAGCAGTTTGAACATTGGCCAGCCGCCGGTGCCAGAGTTTGCCGCCTTTGGGCTGGAGACCTCCTGCATGACGGAACATAAGCCGCTCTTGGTCATGACCTACCTGTTGGCTGTCGACGGGGACGGGTCGCCCTGGGCCACGCTGGAGCGCTGCACCAGACGAAAGAGCGCTCAGCCGGACCGTTGGGCCGTCCGAACGCCCTGGGGCGGCTGTCTGAACAAGGACGCCATCTTCGAGTACGAGCCGTCGAGCTCGAGCCGAGATGCCGCGTTTCTCGCCCGGGCCAGGTTTGACACCCCTGAGCAAGCCTTAGACGTTTGGCTAAAACACTATGCACATGAGCGCATGCAATCCGAATATGACATCCGAGGTATCCGCCTTGTCTGA
- a CDS encoding class I SAM-dependent methyltransferase, with amino-acid sequence MNLFNGRLARQPVNRTLDAYAATAGVYAQRTAGVDMSRERGFFVQRLPNGIAGSTVLDAGCGSARDALEFRRLGLEVVAFDGCKEMAELASATCGQEVLHLRFDEVVWQGAFDGVWASGSLLHLDDSAQVDALQRLARSLRPGGVLCAVMERGEGTSVASDGRFFNYTTTEKFARVVARAGLGQFESFAADSYLAADGTVWLTMCARKPYL; translated from the coding sequence ATGAACCTCTTCAACGGACGTCTCGCCCGTCAGCCTGTCAACCGCACCCTGGACGCCTACGCCGCTACTGCCGGTGTTTATGCACAGCGCACTGCCGGGGTCGACATGTCCCGCGAACGGGGGTTCTTCGTGCAAAGACTTCCCAACGGCATCGCAGGCAGCACTGTGCTCGACGCAGGGTGCGGTAGCGCGCGGGACGCATTGGAGTTCCGCCGGCTTGGCCTGGAGGTCGTGGCATTCGACGGTTGCAAGGAGATGGCGGAGCTCGCCAGCGCGACTTGTGGCCAGGAGGTCCTGCACCTGCGCTTCGACGAGGTCGTCTGGCAGGGCGCATTTGACGGTGTCTGGGCATCCGGCAGCCTGCTCCACCTCGATGACTCGGCCCAGGTGGATGCGCTGCAGCGCCTCGCGCGCAGCTTGAGGCCTGGCGGTGTGCTCTGCGCGGTGATGGAGCGGGGAGAGGGCACGTCCGTCGCCAGTGACGGCAGATTCTTCAACTACACGACGACTGAAAAGTTCGCTCGCGTGGTCGCCCGGGCGGGTCTCGGCCAGTTCGAGAGCTTCGCTGCGGACAGCTATCTGGCGGCAGACGGTACGGTGTGGCTCACGATGTGTGCACGCAAGCCGTACTTATAA
- the recD2 gene encoding SF1B family DNA helicase RecD2, whose translation MASPSSSQPTEQLSGVVKILTYVNPENGYFVAKVDVPGKGERTVLGTAPVINVGELISVRGAWGSSKWGPQFKAVEVTLSQPTMLEGIVKYMSNAIPGIGKGFAQKLVDAFGEDVFDVIENHPERLKGVKGIGKKRIDSLIESYAEQKATREIMVFLHKAGLSTLRAKRILDKYGASAVEKIKANPYILCQDIWGIGFRTADEAAFKQGIPRNSEYRIRAGVHYVLREAEGQGSCGLPVEVVREKASELLGVDYDVLSTCFEQEVESESLIRDFSGGVECLFSPRTYKAEKAVADLLLKHAKRPLAHTVKDIDVSILSVEMDMHITLEDAQRDAVRAALLSQVCVITGGPGTGKTTITRVVMECLQAAGMSPLQLCAPTGKAAKRAAEATGFPGQTVHRTLEVQRDGTFKFNEKNPLDADVLVVDESSMVDIYMFLSIIRALAPHTRLIIIGDVDQLPSVGPGKVLGDIIDSGVLPTVMLRQVFRQAAKSQIIRNAHAINRGDMPELSYLQDSDFHFSSIMPRDPKSETDKEKARSDIEKEILRLARDMYKLGYDPIRDVQILAPMRRGKLGVLALNVQLQAFLNPMPEKQVEFNGTKWCTGDKVMQLRNNYDKNVFNGDIGYISDVDAQTRTVMVEFDAVPVVYRFQDLDELALAYAFTIHKSQGSEFPVVIMPLDTSHYMMLRRNLVYTGVTRARKLCVVVGQPMAMKLAVERAQKDERWTRLKECLMKGLPAEMRREEALAA comes from the coding sequence ATGGCCAGTCCTTCTTCTTCCCAGCCCACCGAGCAACTGAGCGGTGTGGTCAAAATCCTCACGTACGTGAACCCCGAGAACGGCTATTTCGTCGCAAAAGTCGATGTGCCGGGAAAGGGCGAGCGCACGGTGCTCGGTACCGCCCCTGTCATCAACGTGGGCGAGCTCATCAGCGTGCGCGGGGCCTGGGGAAGCTCGAAATGGGGCCCGCAGTTCAAGGCGGTGGAGGTAACCCTTTCGCAGCCCACGATGCTCGAAGGCATCGTCAAGTACATGTCCAATGCCATCCCCGGCATCGGCAAGGGGTTCGCCCAGAAGCTGGTCGACGCGTTCGGGGAAGACGTTTTTGACGTCATCGAGAACCACCCGGAACGCCTGAAGGGCGTCAAAGGCATCGGCAAAAAGCGCATCGACTCGCTCATCGAGTCGTACGCCGAGCAGAAGGCGACGCGCGAAATCATGGTTTTCCTGCACAAGGCGGGCCTGTCTACCCTGCGAGCAAAGCGCATCCTCGACAAGTACGGCGCCTCGGCGGTCGAGAAAATCAAGGCGAACCCGTACATCCTCTGTCAGGACATCTGGGGCATCGGGTTCAGAACGGCCGACGAAGCAGCCTTCAAGCAAGGGATTCCGCGGAACAGCGAGTACCGCATCCGTGCCGGCGTGCACTACGTCCTGCGCGAGGCCGAGGGGCAGGGCAGTTGCGGTCTGCCGGTGGAAGTCGTTCGCGAGAAGGCGAGCGAACTCCTGGGTGTGGACTACGACGTTCTCAGCACCTGCTTCGAGCAGGAGGTTGAATCCGAGAGCCTGATTCGCGATTTCTCAGGCGGGGTGGAGTGCCTGTTCTCCCCGCGAACCTACAAGGCCGAGAAGGCGGTGGCGGACCTACTCCTGAAGCACGCCAAGCGTCCGCTGGCCCATACGGTCAAGGACATCGACGTCTCCATCCTCTCCGTCGAGATGGACATGCACATCACGCTGGAGGACGCTCAGCGCGATGCGGTTCGTGCGGCGCTGCTGTCTCAGGTATGCGTCATCACAGGGGGTCCCGGTACCGGCAAGACGACCATCACCCGGGTCGTTATGGAGTGTCTCCAGGCGGCCGGCATGAGCCCGCTGCAGCTGTGCGCGCCCACCGGCAAGGCAGCCAAGCGCGCGGCCGAAGCCACGGGTTTCCCCGGCCAGACGGTGCACCGCACGCTGGAAGTCCAGCGGGACGGTACGTTCAAGTTCAACGAGAAGAATCCGCTCGATGCGGACGTCCTCGTGGTCGACGAATCTTCGATGGTGGACATCTACATGTTCCTGTCCATCATCCGCGCGCTCGCGCCGCACACGCGCCTCATCATCATCGGCGACGTCGACCAGCTGCCTTCCGTGGGTCCGGGCAAGGTGCTGGGCGACATCATCGACTCGGGCGTGCTGCCCACGGTGATGCTGCGCCAGGTATTCCGCCAGGCCGCGAAGAGCCAAATCATCCGGAACGCGCACGCCATCAACCGTGGCGACATGCCGGAACTGAGCTATCTCCAGGACTCGGACTTCCACTTCTCTAGCATCATGCCGCGGGACCCGAAGAGTGAAACCGACAAGGAGAAGGCGCGCTCGGACATCGAGAAGGAAATCCTTCGCCTTGCCCGCGACATGTACAAGCTCGGCTACGACCCTATCCGTGACGTCCAGATTCTGGCGCCAATGCGGCGCGGCAAGCTCGGCGTGCTGGCCCTGAACGTTCAGTTGCAGGCATTCCTGAACCCGATGCCTGAAAAGCAGGTCGAGTTCAACGGGACCAAGTGGTGCACTGGCGACAAGGTCATGCAGCTGCGCAACAACTACGACAAGAACGTCTTCAATGGCGATATCGGCTACATCTCAGACGTCGATGCCCAGACCCGAACCGTCATGGTGGAGTTCGACGCGGTTCCGGTCGTCTATAGATTCCAGGACCTGGACGAGCTGGCGCTTGCCTACGCGTTCACCATCCACAAGAGCCAAGGCTCGGAGTTTCCGGTGGTCATCATGCCGCTCGATACCAGCCACTACATGATGCTTCGACGTAACCTCGTGTACACCGGCGTGACCCGAGCACGGAAGTTGTGCGTGGTCGTCGGCCAGCCAATGGCCATGAAGCTGGCGGTGGAGCGCGCTCAGAAGGATGAGCGTTGGACGCGCCTAAAGGAATGTCTCATGAAGGGGCTGCCCGCAGAGATGCGGCGAGAAGAAGCGCTTGCTGCATAA